The following are encoded in a window of Schistocerca nitens isolate TAMUIC-IGC-003100 chromosome 9, iqSchNite1.1, whole genome shotgun sequence genomic DNA:
- the LOC126204251 gene encoding uncharacterized protein LOC126204251, with amino-acid sequence MSDDHEGRDGCLERTSFPLFHPKKSKILSRNVTGSDRARKLDRYGGTNIEELEDEGYRGREKDLQAEQLTGSSAGSSNIGMRLPVPEVASADLLMSQGSSVSSGSGLGQYVLNPFLAMGIQLPQLALLLQQQHLQRQQQHHHHHEQKHQQQLGQHTLHQPATTPAIGHSLASDHIRDIAPPLDHSKTWSHNIPAFPHLGNSTSTRTAANPVSLAGATSNVVTSQIRPMVQVPRENQPVQANKDDSVSGNNSSANKHPFVCEICRQWFFAKEKFIMHLVMNHNMHYCRFCSELFDVVEMRDVHIVRTHLPLQCDMCESQLPSSESLSEHYLSSHDVQSCLYCGVLVRPKSYYSTHARKKHFISNEDMLESEARIRIFQNWGTEIGSGGSVWNFTCNLCGKERKRSETFGHFFSYHRVSLPCLMQLLTGEGVSISVQGTPPTSTSFQHSADETPLSVVPESSVISGNSLTIDENRSSQLCCIVCGNSFTQLVPKSAHELFCRGLSVCRVCEQAFPNVIVRNAHMLGEHGKLPCRIGCSPDSASFSQDVELSTHYWHEHNIFVCTYCKALVAADKKLFAEHLKREHNCLPDCPALQGNGVGNGIFQCRSSKMTLFVYCTLCDLDLTTIMKDINLLFKHFQYHKISVSAALELLENHSTFSSNSFQHTDDKGEQLCEKDTSTREKH; translated from the exons ATGAGTGATGACCATGAGGGGAGAGACGGGTGCCTGGAGAGAACTAGTTTCCCCTTATTTCACCCAAAGAAAAGTAAAATACTCTCCAGAAATGTTACAGGAAGTGATAGAGCTAGGAAACTTGACAGGTATGGAGGGACAAACATTGAGGAGTTGGAAGATGAAGGGTACAGGGGGAGAGAGAAGGACTTGCAAGCTGAACAGTTGACAGGCAGTAGTGCTGGCAGCAGTAATATTGGCATGAGGCTTCCAGTACCAGAAGTAGCCAGTGCTGATCTCCTCATGAGTCAGGGATCATCTGTTTCTTCAGGAAGTGGCCTTGGCCAATATGTACTGAACCCATTTCTAGCCATGGGCATTCAGTTGCCACAGCTGGCCCTTCTGCTGCAGCAACAACATCTTCAACGGCAGcagcaacaccaccaccaccatgaacaGAAGCATCAACAACAACTTggacaacatacattgcaccagccaGCCACCACACCTGCCATTGGTCATTCACTGGCATCAGACCATATACGTGATATTGCTCCTCCGTTAGATCACAGCAAGACCTGGTCACATAACATTCCAGCTTTTCCTCACCTTGGGAACAGTACCTcaaccagaactgctgcaaatccAGTATCTTTGGCTGGTGCCACCTCAAATGTAGTAACATCACAGATCCGGCCAATGGTGCAAGTGCCCAGAGAAAACCAACCAGTGCAAGCAAACAAAGACGATTCAGTTTCTGGTAACAATAGCAGTGCTAACAAACACCCTTTTGTATGTGAAATATGCCGGCAGTGGTTTTTTGCAAAGGAAAAGTTCATTATGCATTTAGTTATGaatcataacatgcattattgtcgCTTTTGCTCAGAATTGTTTGATGTAGTTGAGATGCGGGATGTGCATATTGTGAGGACACACTTACCCTTACAATGTGATATGTGCGAATCTCAGCTTCCAAGTTCTGAATCATTGTCAGAACACTATCTGAGTTCTCATGATGTACAAAGTTGTCTGTATTGTGGAGTTCTGGTGCGCCCAAAATCCTATTACAGCACACATGCCAGAAAGAAACACTTTATATCAAATGAAGACATGTTGGAAAGTGAAGCAAGAATACGAATTTTTCAAAATTGGGGAACAGAAATAGGCAGTGGTGGCTCTGTTTGGAACTTTACTTGTAACCTCTGCGGCAAAGAACGTAAGAGAAGTGAGACATttggacatttcttttcatatcatcGTGTGTCGCTACCATGTTTAATGCAACTTTTGACAGGAGAAGGAGTTTCTATTTCTGTGCAAGGCACGCCACCTACTTCCACTAGTTTTCAGCATTCTGCAGATGAAACTCCATTGTCTGTAGTGCCAGAGTCTTCTGTTATCTCAGGGAATTCATTAACTATTGATGAAAACCGAAGTAGTCAACTGTGCTGTATTGTGTGTGGAAATTCATTTACACAGCTTGTGCCAAAGTCTGCTCATGAACTTTTCTGCCGTGGACTGAGTGTGTGTCGTGTCTGTGAACAGGCGTTTCCAAATGTGATAGTGCGAAATGCTCATATGCTTGGAGAGCATGGAAAGTTACCATGCCGCATCGGGTGCTCTCCAGATTCAGCCAGTTTCTCTCAGGATGTGGAATTGTCAACACATTATTGGCACGAACACAATATTTTTGTCTGCACATACTGCAAAGCTCTGGTGGCTGCTGATAAAAAGCTTTTTGCGGAGCATCTGAAAAGGGAACATAATTGCTTACCTGATTGCCCTGCTTTGCAGGGAAATGGTGTTGGGAATGGGATCTTCCAGTGCAGGTCTTCTAAAATGACTTTATTTGTGTATTGCACTCTTTGTGATTTGGATTTAACAACTATCATGAAAGATATTAATCTCCTTTTTAAACACTTTCAGTATCATAAGATTAGTGTTTCTGCTGCACTGGAGCTTCTTGAGAACCATTCAACATTCAGCAGTAATTCATTTCAACATACAGATGACAAAGGAGAACAACTTTGTGAAAAGGATACTTCA ACGAGAGAGAAACATTAG